Proteins from a single region of Anaerolineae bacterium:
- a CDS encoding ArsA family ATPase, whose translation MRIIVHTGKGGVGKTSISAATALRCAELGLKTIVISTDTAHSLADSLDVKIGPEPVAILPNLWAQEVDARYSMEKYWGKFQEYMVTLFTQRGVEAIVAEEVTLLPGLEEGAHLLWINKYFEEGEFDVLVVDAAPTAETLRLLSLPDATRWWLEKIIALAGGTAARLLRPLSRLAMGSDLPDNEALQAVKDLFDTLDRVRELLANPTVSSIRLVVNAEKMVIKETQRTYTYLNLYGYPTDAVICNRIIPDTVTDPYFRAWQDAQRENLALIAEAFGDLPLLKAPLFDAEMGGLDHLRRLADALYAQRNPAEVFFAGHTHTIEKDPAGEGYTLQVPLPFADRNDLDLYRSRDELTLRVGPYRRNIVLPYALHSMEIEGARFDQSVLKIRFIPA comes from the coding sequence GGCCACCGCGTTGCGCTGTGCTGAGCTGGGCCTCAAAACCATCGTGATCAGCACTGACACGGCCCACAGCCTGGCTGATTCGCTCGATGTCAAAATTGGGCCGGAGCCGGTCGCCATCCTGCCTAACCTGTGGGCGCAGGAAGTTGACGCCCGCTACTCGATGGAAAAGTACTGGGGCAAATTCCAGGAATACATGGTCACGTTGTTCACCCAGCGCGGTGTGGAAGCCATTGTCGCAGAGGAAGTCACCCTGCTGCCGGGGCTGGAAGAAGGCGCGCACCTGCTGTGGATCAACAAGTACTTCGAAGAGGGGGAATTTGACGTGCTGGTTGTGGATGCCGCCCCTACCGCCGAAACGCTGCGCCTGCTCAGCCTGCCGGATGCCACGCGCTGGTGGCTGGAGAAGATCATCGCCCTGGCAGGGGGGACGGCGGCCCGCCTGCTGCGCCCGCTCAGCCGGTTGGCGATGGGCAGCGACCTGCCGGATAACGAGGCCCTTCAGGCGGTCAAAGATCTCTTCGATACGCTGGATCGCGTCCGTGAGCTACTGGCCAACCCGACGGTAAGCAGCATCCGGCTGGTTGTAAACGCGGAGAAAATGGTCATCAAGGAGACACAGCGCACCTACACCTATTTGAACCTCTACGGCTACCCGACCGATGCCGTGATCTGCAATCGTATCATCCCGGATACAGTGACCGATCCTTACTTCCGCGCCTGGCAGGATGCCCAGCGAGAGAATCTAGCGCTCATAGCCGAGGCGTTCGGCGACCTGCCGCTGCTCAAGGCCCCCCTGTTTGACGCGGAAATGGGCGGTCTGGATCACCTGCGGCGGCTGGCTGATGCATTATACGCCCAGCGCAACCCGGCGGAAGTCTTCTTCGCCGGGCATACACACACTATCGAGAAAGACCCGGCCGGTGAAGGCTACACGTTGCAAGTGCCGTTGCCCTTTGCCGATCGCAACGACCTGGACCTCTACCGTTCCCGCGACGAATTGACCCTGCGCGTCGGGCCATACCGCCGCAACATCGTACTGCCTTACGCCCTGCACAGCATGGAGATCGAAGGTGCCAGATTCGACCAGTCTGTGCTCAAGATTCGTTTCATCCCGGCCTAA